The Arcobacter roscoffensis genome segment AGCTTTTGAAGTTATTATACAATTTGCAGCAATTTTAGCCGTAATTTTAAATTACCCATCAAAGTTTACATTTTCACATATTAGTTTATGGACAAAAGTCTTTATATCATTTTTACCAATAGCAACAATTGGGTTTATATTTGCAGATCAAGTAAAAGCAATGTTTTCAATTGAAATAGTAGCTTGGATGTTTATAATAGGTGGTATTGTTTTCTTAATAGTAGAAAAATTCTACGATGAAAATGAAACACATACTCATGATGTAGAAGACGTAACTTATAAACAAGCTATGTGGATTGGTATTGCACAAATATTTGCTTTAATACCAGGTACAAGTAGAGCAGGATCATCTATTATTGGTGCTATGTTAGTAAAATTAAATAGAAAAACAAGTGCTGAATTTTCATTTCTATTAGCCTTTCCTGTTATGTGTGCTACAACAGGTTATGACTTATTAAAACATCATGAAGAACTATTTGCAGCAGGCAATATACTAAATTTAGTTGTAGGCTTTGTAGTTTCATTTATAGTTGCATACCTAGCAATAAAGCTTTTTATTAAGTTTTTAGAAAACTTCACTTTTGTTGCTTTTGGTATTTATAGAATTGTATTTGGGTTAATTCTTTTAGCTATTTTTGTATAATATCTTTAACAATATTTTCCACAGCATTAGGCTTAATTGAATATTTAAGTCTTTTGCTTATCTCTTTTATATCTATGTCATTTAGAACTTTTAAAAACTCTTTTTCATTTAAATCATCTTCATTACAAATGTAAGCCATTTTTTTAGATTCTAAATCCTTTGCATTAAAATATTGATGATTTGCAGCTGCATATTTATAAGGTACAAAGTATGCAGGAAGATTATTAGCACACATTTCCCAAAGTGTTGAAGCCCCTGCTCTACTTATTACAAAATCTGCTTCATTCATTTTTGAAATTATATCTCTAGTAAAATCAAAAACATCTACATTCAAATCATTTTTTTCATAAAACTCTTTTACTCTTTTGTAATCATTTTTACCAGTTTGATGAATTACTTTTATTCCTCTGTTAATTAATAAGGGTGTTAATTTTAAGGCGAAGTCATTTATTGCAATAGCACCTTGAGAACCACCAAAAAATGCAATAGTTTTAACTTCATCTCTAATTCTTGCTTTATGAAAAAATTCATGAGATACTGGATAATCTTTTATTGGTGAGAAATCATGAAAAGAAGAATAAACAGTACTTGCAAATTTTGAAGTTATTTCATTTAATTTACCCATTTTAGAATTTTGTTCATGAATAAAAAGTTTGCAAAAAGGTTTAAAAATTGAAGCAAAAGTAGCAGATGCAGCTGAAAAACCACCTACAGATATAACTTTTGAAATATTATATTTATAATAAATTCCTAAACAATAAAATGTCTTTTTTAAGATATTAAATAAAGATAAAAATTTTCCTATACCTTTTTTATTTACAACACCTTTTGTATCTAAAAATACTTTCTTATCTATTCTATTATCATTCTCAAACCAAAGTTTATCTTGTCCATTTGTTGAACCAATAAATATAATATTGAAACCTTTTTGATAAAGTTCTTCAATAAAAGCATCTGCTACTTTTAGGTGACCTCCAGTACCACCTCCTGTAACCACTATATATTTACTCATTTATTTTTTACCTTTCTTTTTTTAATATCTTCTTTTTCAACAACTCTACTAATTGACAAAACAAGCCCCATAGCTAAACAAATAGCAAGCATTGATGAACCTCCATAGGAAAGGAAAGGAACAGCAATACCTTTAATTGGAATCATTCCTGAAATTCCATAAGAATTAATCAAAAATGCAATTATAATCATAAGTGCAACACCTAAAGTAAATAAATGATAAATTGGATTTCTTACACGTCTACTTATTTTAAAAATTCTCCAAACAATAATAAACATTAAGGTCACCAATATAAGTAAACCTACTAATCCTATCTCTTCAGTCATTCCAGCTAATACGAAGTCTGTGTGAACCTCAGATAAAAAACCAAGTTTCAAATCACCATTAGATATACCTTGACCAAAAAATCCACCATTATGCATAGCATTTAATGAGTGAGACACTTGATATGGTTCTGGTAATTCATCAATTCGTAAATACTTCTCTGCCCAAGAAGGCATTACAGATAAAATACCATCTTGTACCATTGCCCACCAAGAATAAATCCTTTGGATTCGATGGGGTGCAGCTAATATAAGTCCAATAAGTCCCATCAATGCAACTCCACCTAAAACTACAAAAATTTTAAAAGATCTATTAGCAAAGATAAGAAGAACAACTAATATAACTCCAAGTAAAACAACTTGTCCTAAGTCTTTTTGTAGAAAAGCAACTATAAACACAACAATGAAAAATGTTAAAAAATAAGGAGCTAAAAGTAAAGCTTCATCTTTTAATCCTATCTTTCTTGGTTGATCTATTACTTTTCTATGAAAAGACCATGACAAAAAGTATATAAAACCAATTTTAAAAAACTCTACAGGAGATAGAGAAAATCCAGGTAATCTTATCCATCTATTAGCTCCACCAGATGCTGTTACCATGGAAGCTGGCAAAATTGGCATTATAGCCATTAAAATAAAAAAACTTATGAATAGTGTCATACCAACTTTATTGATTAATTTATCAGGGTCTATTAATGAGCATCCCCACATTAATAAAATTCCAATAACTCCTACAAATGCTTGCCTAATAAAAAAATGAAATTGATTATATCCATAATACTCAACTGTATAAATAGTCAAAGAATATGAAAATACAATACTTGTAACAATCAATAAAGACACTAAAATGAAAAGTGGATAATCTGCATTAACATTATTAATTTTTTTTTGTCGTGATTTAATATTTATTTTGTTAGAATACATACTCTATTATATAACATTATGGATAAATATGTCTTCAAACAATACCGAAAAAATTAATAAAACAAAAAAAATTGCAATTTTATTTATGCTAATCTTTTTCTTTTTATTAATACTTCTAATATCAGTATCAAAAACGATTTCTGACTATAGAAGATTACCAACTTTACAAAGTGAAAAAAAAGAATTATCTGTAAGAGGAGATATAATAAGTGCTGACAATTTTAAAATTGCTTCATCAAAAAAATTATATAAAGCATCAGTTGATACTAGGCACTTAGCAAAAGATAAAAAAGAACTTTTTTTACAATTATTCTCAATTTATAGTGGAATACCATATACAAAATTAAAATTAAAATTAGAAAATGACAAAACACCTGGTTATTTAGTTTTATCATATAATATTGATTCAAGAACAGCTAAAAACTTAAAGGAATTAGCTTTTAAGTTAAGAAAACTTGATGTATTTGTTTCAAGAAAAGTAAGAGGTGGAAAAGTTTTAAGAGGACTTAGTATTGTAGAAAGTGGAGAAAAAAGACTTTTTTCATATGAGGATACCTTAACACCAGTAATTGGTTACGTAAGAAAATATGAGAGTGAAAAAGGTAAAACAAGAGTTAAAGGAATAAAAGGCCTTGAAAGAAGTTATAACAAAGTATTAAATGAATCAAAAGATGGAATATTAAAAGGTAATAGAGATGTACTTTCATATATATCCTTTGATAATAATTCAGTTATTAGAAAAAGAATAGATGGAGCAACATTAAAATTAAATATTCCCTTAAAACTTCAAAAAAATATTGAATTAACCCTTGATTTACATAAGGAAAAGTTAAGTGCTGATGAAATAATTGTATCTGTAGTTGAAAGTAAAACAGGAAAAGTTTTAACTCTTGCTTCATCAAATAGATTTAATCCAGAAAATATCAAACAAAGTGATATTCCCTCATTAAATGTAAATGCCATTGAATACCAATTTGAACCAGGTTCAATTTTAAAACCCATATCAATAGCACTTGTAATGGATAAAGGAAGAATAAAAAAAGATGAACTTCTTTTTGCACATAATACAAAAGGTAAGCCAAATAAAAAAGGTGAATATCCAAAAGGAAGATATAAACTTGGCAAATACACTATTAAAGATGATCACAGGTTTAAAAAACACTATTTAAGCCTTGATGATATTATGATATTTTCATCAAATATCGGTACTTTAAAGTATGCACAAAGATTAACAGGACCTGAGTTTTACAATGGACTTAAAAAATTTGGTATTACAAAGGAAACAGGTATCGATTTACCGTATGAGAGAGAAGGTGTTATGCCAAAAGTTTGGCAATTTGCAGCAGGAGATGACAAAGGAGAAGATAATGTATTTAAAGCAACAGTATCTTATGGTCAAGGAATGACTTCAACATTTATGCAAATGATAAAAGCATATACTGTTTTTCAGAATGATGGATTTATGATTACTCCTAGAATCGTAGATTATTTGAGTCATGATGGGAATAAATATAAACCTTACAATAAAGAACCAGAAAAAGTAATATCTAAAAAAACTGCAAATGAAATTAAAAGACTATTAATAAAAACAGTTGAAGAAGGAACAGGTAGGTCTGCACAAATTGATGGTTTAACAGTTGCGGGGAAAACGGGAACTGCCCAAATAGCAAGAAGAGGTAAATATCTTAAAAAATATATATCATCATTTTTTGGTTTTGTGGAAGATGGAAATAATGCATATACAATTGGCGTTACTGTAATTAATCCTAATTCTACAGGAAGATACTGGTACTATTACTACGCTTCACAATCAGCTGTACCTGTATTTAAAGAGGTAACTAAAAATTTAATTAAATTAAACTATCTTACACCAAAAAACGATATAATTTCAGATAAAAAATAAAAGGATAAAAATGTTTGGTTTTGGATCAAAAGAACTTAAAAAATATGAATATACACAAGAAGAATTAGCAAAATTTAACTATGCAAAAGTAAGTACTGAAAATGGTACTATTTGGTTAAAATTATTTAATGAAGAGACACCAAATACAGTTGCAAATTTTGCTACATTAGCAAATGATGGTTTTTATAATAATTTAAATTTTCACAGAGTAATTGATAACTTTATGGCACAAGGTGGATGCCCAGAAGGTACTGGTACTGGTGGTCCAGACTGGGCAATAGAGTGTGAAACATCAGCAGAAAAACAAGTACATAACAAAGGAAGCTTATCAATGGCCCATGCAGGACCAAATACAGGTGGAAGTCAATTCTTTATTTGTTTTGTTCCTTGTCCTCATTTAGATGGAAGACATACAGTATTTGGAGGAATTGAAGAAAATGATGCAAATAGTTTTGCAACTCTTGACTCAATCCATCAAGGTGATAAAATTGTTTCTATTGAAATTCTAGAAATAAGAGATTAATACTTATCATAAAAGAAACTAGAGCTAAGCTCTAGTTTCATCACTATCATCCTCATAATCTTCTTCAAAACCTTCATTACTCTCTTCTGCATATATTGCAATAAGTTCATCAAAACAAAGTAATAGTTCAGCATTATTTGGAAAATTAAACCAATATACATCTTGTTTACCTGTACTAATATATTTAATATATTCTGTTCTTAATGCATCATAATTATCATCTGTAGCAACAAACTCTAATTCTCGTTCTTCTAAAACTAAATAAATCAATTTCATTTCAACCCCTTTATTAAATTAGAACATTATAAAAATAAATGATGACTTTTTAGTTACAAAAATTATAAACTATAGAATTACCGTAATATAAACATGCTCTAGGAGCGAAGAGATATAGAAGAGAAGAGTTCTTAGAGCGATGGTACAGTTGCATGTAAAGTAAATAAGAAAGTAATAGGAAGAAGAATAAAAGAATATGTAAAATAAAAATAGAAGAATGGGGGCTAAAAAATTCAGCTAAAAAAAAGCTTCTATCTAAAGGAACTTTAGAGAAGTTCAAATAGATAAAAGCTTAATAAATATACTCAAGAGCTGGCAGCGGCCTACGTTTCCACAAGTGAAACCTGCAGTATTATCAGCGATGAAGTGCTTGACTTCCAGGTTCGGAATGGGGCTGGGTATTTCCACTTCTCTGTAACCACCAGCAATATGAGTATAAAAAGTTCTAAATAAACTCTTTATACTCACATTAGGTAATGAGTGTAAAGATAATGTTAAAGTCTTAATGAATGAAACAATTCACACATTTATCAAGTATGCATATACTTAATAAGATAGTAAACCAAGAAATATATTAAAAAAAGCCAAACGATCTATTAGTACTAGTCAGCTAAACGTCTTACAACGCTTACACACCTAGCCTATCAACCAGCTAGTCTTGCTGGGATCTTCAGGGAAAGTTCATCTTGAAGTTGGCTTCGAGCTTAGATGCTTTCAGCTCTTATCACATCCGTACATAGCTACCCAACGATGCCCTTGGCAGAACAATTGGTACACTAGTGGTACGTTCATCCCGGTCCTCTCGTACTAGGGACAAATCTCCTCAACTTTCCTACGCCCACGGAAGATAGGGACCGAACTGTCTCACGACGTTCTGAACCCAGCTCGCGTACCGCTTTAAATGGCGAACAGCCATACCCTTGGGACCTGCTCCAGCCCCAGGATGCGATGAGCCGACATCGAGGTGCCAAACCTCCCCGTCGATGTGAGCTCTTGGGGGAGATCAGCCTGTTATCCCCGGCGTACCTTTTATCCTTTGAGCGATGGCCCTTCCACACAGAACCACCGGATCACTATGACCGACTTTCGTCTCTGTTCGACTTGTATGTCTCACAGTCAAGCTAGTTTATGCCATTATACTCAACTGGCGATTTCCATCCGCCATGAACTAACCTTTGTAAGCCTCCGTTACTTTTTAGGAGGCGACCGCCCCAGTCAAACTACCCACCAGACATTGTCCTAGTAGAGGATAACTCTACGTAGTTAGTAACTCAAATATTCAAGGGTGGTATCTCAAGGATGGCTCATCATATACTGGCGTCTATGAATCAAAGCCTCCCACCTATCCTGCACAAGAATATCCAAGCTACAGTGTCAAGCTGTAGTAAAGGTGCACGGGGTCTTTCCGTCTTTCCGCGGGTAGGAGGAATTTTCACCTCCACTACAATTTCACTGGATCCCTGGTTGAGACAGCTCCCATCTCGTTACGCCATTCATGCAGGTCGGTATTTAACCGACAAGGAATTTCGCTACCTTAGGACCGTTATAGTTACGGCCGCCGTTTACTCGGGCTTCGATCAAATGCTTCGATAAATCTAACATCATCAATTAACCTTCGAGCACCGGGCAGGCGTCACACCTTATACATCCACTTACGTGTTAGCAAAGTGCTGTGTTTTTGGTAAACAGTCGGGAGGGACTCTTTGTTGCAACCTCTTTAGCTTTCGAGAGTAAATCTCTATACCAAAGTAGGCACACCTTATACCGAAGATACGGTGCTAGTTTGCAGAGTTCCTTAACCAGGGTTCTTCCACGCGCCTTAGAATACTCATCCCACCCACCTGTGTCGGTTTACGGTACGGGCAACAAATAATATACTTAGTGGCTTTTCTTGGCACGACAGTATCATCGATTCTCTATCTCCTCCGAAGAGTGTCAAGAGCCTGTAAGATCTCGGCCTAATGTAACCCGGATTTGCCTAAGTTACAGCCTACGTCCTTCGACCCACTATTCCATCAGTGAGCTCGATTAACTCTATGCGTCCCCACATCGCGCTTATTTGTTGGTATTGAAATATTAATCAATTTGCCATCGTCTACCCCTCTCGGACTCGACTTAGGTCCCGACTAACCCTACGATGACGAGCATCGCGTAGGAAACCTTGGGTTTTCGGCGAAGAGGATTCTCACCTCTTTTATCGCTACTCATGCCTGCATGCTCACTTCTATCCGCTCCAGCGCTCCTTGCCGGTACACCTTCAACGCTGAATAGAACGCTCTCCTACCACTCAGATAAATCTGAGTCTAAAGCTTCGGTGCATATCTTAGCCCCGTTATATTTTCCGCGCAGAATCACTAGACCAGTGAGCTGTTACGCTTTCTTTAAAGGATGGCTGCTTCTAAGCCAACCTCCTGGTTGTCACAGTAACTCCACATCGTTTTCCACTTAGATATGACTTTGGGACCTTAGCTGTTAGTCTGGGTTGTTCCCCTCTCGACATAGGATTTTATCACCCTACGCCTGACTCCTGTGATTACACATATAGTATTCATAGTTTGATAGGGTTTGGTACCGCGGTAAGCAGCCCTAGCCCATTCAGTGCTCTACCCCTATATGCTACTACACAAGGCTATACCTAAATATATTTCGGAGAGAACCAGCTATCACGAAGTTTGATTGGCCTTTCACCCCTATCCACAAGTCATCCGAGGACTTTTCAACGCCCACCGGTTCGGTCCTCCACTGGCTCTTACACCAGCTTCAACCTGCTCATGGATAGATCACTTCGTTTCGGGTCTGCAGCATCTGACTAATTCGCCCTATTAAGACTCGCTTTCGCTACGGCTTCGTACTTGACTTAACCTTGCCAGACACCACAACTCGCAGGCTCATTATGCAAAAGGCAGTCCGTCACCCTGATAAATCATAGGGCTCCGAATGATTGTAAGCTAATGGTTTCAGGTTCTATTTCACTCTCCTCACTGGAGTACTTTTCACCTTTCCCTCACGGTACTTGTTCACTATCGATCTGTAAGTAGTATTTAGGATTAGAGGGTGGTCCCCCTAGATTCAGTCAAAATATCACGTGTTCCGACCTACTCAGGATACCAATAAAGTCATTGAAGATTTTAAGTACAGGAGTATCACCTTCTATGCTATAGCTTTCCAACTATTTCCTCTATCTTCTTTGATCTTATATCTTGGTCCTACAACCCCCTATGCAAGCATAGGGTTTGTCCTAATCCGCGTTCGCTCGCCGCTACTAACGGAATCTCATTTGATTTCTCTTCCTCCGGTTACTGAGATGTTTCACTTCACCGGGTTCGCCCACTTTGCAGTGTAATATATATCTCTATATACTGGGTTGTCCCATTCGGAAATCTACGGATCAAAACTTCTTGACAGTTCCCCGTAGCTTATCGCAGTCTAGTACGTCCTTCATCGCCTCTTACAGTCTAGGCATCCACCATTAGCCCTTAATAGCTTATTTTTTATGTTGATAAAGTAATTTACATTACTTCACCGTTTGAATAATTATTCCTTGGCTACTATCTTATTAAATATATTACTATATTCAATAAAAAAGTTGTGTTTTAAAAATTGTTTCTTATTTTAG includes the following:
- a CDS encoding peptidylprolyl isomerase; amino-acid sequence: MFGFGSKELKKYEYTQEELAKFNYAKVSTENGTIWLKLFNEETPNTVANFATLANDGFYNNLNFHRVIDNFMAQGGCPEGTGTGGPDWAIECETSAEKQVHNKGSLSMAHAGPNTGGSQFFICFVPCPHLDGRHTVFGGIEENDANSFATLDSIHQGDKIVSIEILEIRD
- a CDS encoding UDP-N-acetylglucosamine--N-acetylmuramyl-(pentapeptide) pyrophosphoryl-undecaprenol N-acetylglucosamine transferase, with amino-acid sequence MSKYIVVTGGGTGGHLKVADAFIEELYQKGFNIIFIGSTNGQDKLWFENDNRIDKKVFLDTKGVVNKKGIGKFLSLFNILKKTFYCLGIYYKYNISKVISVGGFSAASATFASIFKPFCKLFIHEQNSKMGKLNEITSKFASTVYSSFHDFSPIKDYPVSHEFFHKARIRDEVKTIAFFGGSQGAIAINDFALKLTPLLINRGIKVIHQTGKNDYKRVKEFYEKNDLNVDVFDFTRDIISKMNEADFVISRAGASTLWEMCANNLPAYFVPYKYAAANHQYFNAKDLESKKMAYICNEDDLNEKEFLKVLNDIDIKEISKRLKYSIKPNAVENIVKDIIQK
- a CDS encoding peptidoglycan D,D-transpeptidase FtsI family protein, producing the protein MSSNNTEKINKTKKIAILFMLIFFFLLILLISVSKTISDYRRLPTLQSEKKELSVRGDIISADNFKIASSKKLYKASVDTRHLAKDKKELFLQLFSIYSGIPYTKLKLKLENDKTPGYLVLSYNIDSRTAKNLKELAFKLRKLDVFVSRKVRGGKVLRGLSIVESGEKRLFSYEDTLTPVIGYVRKYESEKGKTRVKGIKGLERSYNKVLNESKDGILKGNRDVLSYISFDNNSVIRKRIDGATLKLNIPLKLQKNIELTLDLHKEKLSADEIIVSVVESKTGKVLTLASSNRFNPENIKQSDIPSLNVNAIEYQFEPGSILKPISIALVMDKGRIKKDELLFAHNTKGKPNKKGEYPKGRYKLGKYTIKDDHRFKKHYLSLDDIMIFSSNIGTLKYAQRLTGPEFYNGLKKFGITKETGIDLPYEREGVMPKVWQFAAGDDKGEDNVFKATVSYGQGMTSTFMQMIKAYTVFQNDGFMITPRIVDYLSHDGNKYKPYNKEPEKVISKKTANEIKRLLIKTVEEGTGRSAQIDGLTVAGKTGTAQIARRGKYLKKYISSFFGFVEDGNNAYTIGVTVINPNSTGRYWYYYYASQSAVPVFKEVTKNLIKLNYLTPKNDIISDKK
- a CDS encoding FtsW/RodA/SpoVE family cell cycle protein, with the translated sequence MYSNKINIKSRQKKINNVNADYPLFILVSLLIVTSIVFSYSLTIYTVEYYGYNQFHFFIRQAFVGVIGILLMWGCSLIDPDKLINKVGMTLFISFFILMAIMPILPASMVTASGGANRWIRLPGFSLSPVEFFKIGFIYFLSWSFHRKVIDQPRKIGLKDEALLLAPYFLTFFIVVFIVAFLQKDLGQVVLLGVILVVLLIFANRSFKIFVVLGGVALMGLIGLILAAPHRIQRIYSWWAMVQDGILSVMPSWAEKYLRIDELPEPYQVSHSLNAMHNGGFFGQGISNGDLKLGFLSEVHTDFVLAGMTEEIGLVGLLILVTLMFIIVWRIFKISRRVRNPIYHLFTLGVALMIIIAFLINSYGISGMIPIKGIAVPFLSYGGSSMLAICLAMGLVLSISRVVEKEDIKKRKVKNK
- a CDS encoding undecaprenyl-diphosphate phosphatase, with the translated sequence MDVLDTVILGIIEGLTEFLPISSTGHLIVASEFLGLEQSNVNKAFEVIIQFAAILAVILNYPSKFTFSHISLWTKVFISFLPIATIGFIFADQVKAMFSIEIVAWMFIIGGIVFLIVEKFYDENETHTHDVEDVTYKQAMWIGIAQIFALIPGTSRAGSSIIGAMLVKLNRKTSAEFSFLLAFPVMCATTGYDLLKHHEELFAAGNILNLVVGFVVSFIVAYLAIKLFIKFLENFTFVAFGIYRIVFGLILLAIFV